One genomic segment of Flavobacteriaceae bacterium includes these proteins:
- a CDS encoding sigma-70 family RNA polymerase sigma factor, whose translation MNSKNQHINQLIERCKKSDQTAQMQIYKAYYKAMYNSAFRILKDTFEAEDIMQEAFLKAFTKLDSYKGEVTFGAWLKKIVINKSLTQLKKKARYKEVKLEVIPNYETEENAIDELKLKASDVMEKMNSLKDSYRLILNLHLIEGFDYEEISQILNYTNENVRTTISRAKKKLKQVLLQDITHTQTYGR comes from the coding sequence TTGAACTCTAAAAATCAACATATCAACCAACTGATAGAACGCTGTAAAAAATCGGATCAAACAGCGCAGATGCAGATATACAAGGCTTATTATAAGGCTATGTACAATAGTGCATTTAGAATTTTAAAAGATACGTTTGAAGCTGAAGACATCATGCAGGAGGCATTTTTAAAGGCATTTACAAAATTGGATTCTTATAAAGGCGAAGTAACTTTTGGGGCCTGGTTGAAAAAAATCGTTATTAATAAAAGTTTGACACAACTAAAAAAGAAGGCTCGGTATAAGGAAGTAAAACTGGAAGTGATTCCAAATTATGAAACAGAAGAAAACGCGATTGATGAGTTGAAGTTGAAGGCCTCAGATGTGATGGAAAAAATGAATAGCTTAAAGGATAGCTACAGGTTGATTTTAAATTTACATTTAATTGAAGGGTTTGACTATGAAGAAATTAGTCAAATATTAAATTACACAAATGAGAATGTAAGAACTACTATTTCCAGAGCTAAAAAAAAATTAAAACAAGTCTTACTGCAAGACATTACTCATACACAAACATATGGAAGATAA